The Sulfurihydrogenibium subterraneum DSM 15120 DNA segment GATTGTCAAGTATCTCAATCTCGTAGTCCCAATCTGTAATTATCCAAGGTTTATCTTTTTCAGCCACCATAACTTTTTTGTCAAAGGTTGTGTACCATATAACTTTTTTAACGCCTGCGTCTAACAAGTCTTGAGTTTTTTCTCTTTGATAGTTCATAAAGTCTCCGTGTTTTCTTAAATCTGCTTTTGTATCTATCTCTATTACTACTTCTGGAGGAGTTTTAGCATACTTGTTGTTTATTCCTTCTTTTAAGAGTTTCTCTCTATCAAATATAGCTACATCAAGGTTTCTCCAACTCTTTGGTGCCCATTGAAAACCTGCCTTATTTAGTAGGATTTTGTATTTTTTTCTATCTAAGTTAGAGTATAAAAATCCTACTATTAAATCAATAATCCAAGCTTGTAGTTTACTACTTCCCATGACTTCCTCCAGTGATTTTTCTCCCTCTAAAACTTTGTCATAATCTCTGTAGTATATGGGTTTTCCATGTCTCATTTCGTAGATTAATCCTTTTGGTATTTTTTTTCTTTGTGTTTCTTTCTTTTTACGTTCAGCTTGTAATGTTTCCATATCTAAATACCTCCAAAAAATACATTTACATTAAAGTTTACGCCTTAAATCCAAATTTTCCAAGTTTAACTACTTTTTATGATAACCCTTTGCCCTTGAACCAAAAAGTATAATTTTTTTAGGGTTGTAATTTTGTAATTCTTTAACTATCAGCTGTATGTATTTATCCGCTTTGTTCATTTTGTTTACAGTACTGCATCTTCTTTGCATAGAGGTTAATTTTTTCAATAATTTTAACTAATTTGGGGACATTTTCTATTACTTCTTCAAACTTTTCAATTAAATTTTCCTGTATGTATTCATGGGATAACTCATTTCTTAAATCTTTCATCTCTATAAGTATTTTATAATCTTCTACAAATCCTCTTTTTTCAGCTCTTATTACTGCATCTAACTTTCTACTTATGTCTTCCATTTCTAATAAGTCTAAGCTTCTTAAAACTTTATTTATTAAAATATCTACCGACCTGCCAAATCTATTTGA contains these protein-coding regions:
- a CDS encoding Uma2 family endonuclease, whose product is METLQAERKKKETQRKKIPKGLIYEMRHGKPIYYRDYDKVLEGEKSLEEVMGSSKLQAWIIDLIVGFLYSNLDRKKYKILLNKAGFQWAPKSWRNLDVAIFDREKLLKEGINNKYAKTPPEVVIEIDTKADLRKHGDFMNYQREKTQDLLDAGVKKVIWYTTFDKKVMVAEKDKPWIITDWDYEIEILDNLKFNLGENLKKDFENE